One Coffea eugenioides isolate CCC68of chromosome 2, Ceug_1.0, whole genome shotgun sequence genomic window, ACAGGGAATCTTCACAAGCTTCGGAATCAAGAAGACAAATTTTCAGAAGCCAACTAATGTAACCTAGTCTAATGATCACATTCATGAAGTACCAGTGAAGTGAACACGTGATCTCTGGTTCAGATATATGCATGATTAGCAATGAGGCAATTATGGATACAGACAAATACACACAAGCCCCCTCACCCCTGTCAACTATTAATTGATTGATCGAAGAGTATTTACGCAATTGATTTGGTGATCTTTTTCTCCAACAATAATTAGCAGCTAGCACTACGTCTCATCAATCATAGCTAAGACAAAgaagatgagaaaaagaaagtaGATTGAACCTCCTTACAATGTATGTCAACTTATCTTTTTTACAACCTCCTTTTGGTGTTGGCGGGTTGTCTGTACTTAACACTTGACAGAATAATGACTCGGTCGGTAATCAATGCAATTGGATGAGAAAGAAAAGATAACAGATGGTATTAAATCATAATAAATCAGAGAACTTTAACGAAGGAGTGTACTCTGATGGGAACAAGGCTAACATTCACTTTTGACCTTTGTAATTCTTTGTTAACCTTCGATTAAGACGTAGTCGTCTTAATCCTTGACTACAAGCTTACCACCTAATACCTACACGAACAGTGACAAGCTTTAGGGTTTCTGTCGACAAATTCAACTTTTTCCGCCTGCACTTTTCTAGAGGTTAATATTGTAGTAGAACTTTTGGTACCATTGTCTCTACAATCCCCATTTATGCCCGGCCGCTTCCTTTTGAATATGTGCACGGTACGCCCTACCACACAATTACCCGACATTAATGTCATTGATCCTAGCTAACTATAAAAAAGTTGTCATAGGCCCTAGAAATGTTGATCAATTAGTGAAGCATACTTAAATAATTACGTGCACCCAATTTTGCAGATTAATTATGCTtcaaaaaccaacaaaaaaaagaaaaaaagaagaggatgTACTATATGGATATGGATATGCTGCATAGGGAGAGAAGCGACACGAAGCCAAGCGCTTCTACAAATACTTGCTAGTAGCAATTTTATGGTGCAGACAATAATTAGATAACAAATATAAATACTAAACCAACAAATGTAGATACTAACGCAATAACATCCAAGTGTACAGCAATTTCTGGTCACAAATATCAAGAAGGGAGAAAATttgttctgtttttttttttattgttgctATTTTATTGTCTATATTTATTGAGTTATTAGTAGTGTCTAAACTTACTATGCTGCTGTCTATAATGCATGGTGTAGTTCCTGCTAGCAAGTGTAGATACCCTTGATCTGGAGTCAGCGTGGCCTTACGCTGTGGGTTAGAAATTGTTAAGAAAGTTTTGACCTCCCTGGATCGGACATACGTTGATTATAATTGGAGTTTAGTTGAGCTCTGTCGGGcctatttgtgatttttttttcatcacgACGAAAGCGCCACGACAGGAGGCGAGTGAATTGGCTGGAAAAAGGGATGACAAATGTGACTTCGATTCTCAAGGAGAGcttaaaataaaaccctagctagcTAGTACTCCGTTACTTTGTGAAATCGAATTACCCTTTGtatatagatagaagaacgccaatCGGGAAAGTGATTGGGATTGGAGGTGGAATACCAGGTTTATATCTGAGAAGGCCGGGTCGAGAAAGTGTTAACATGCGATTATAACTATAAGCAGCGCATCCACTCCAAATTAATAATATGCTACAGGTGCTTAGTGTACTCGTCCGGTTCGATGGTGGTTCAGTTCTTGTCGGTTTTTCAATAGGTCCAATTGGACCCTTCCTTTTTAAAATAGACTAAAGTAGGAGTAGGAGTATGACTGTAAACAAGTTGAGTTTTATCTTAATCGAGTCGAGCATTAATTTAGTTTTATCAAGTTCGAACTTGAGCCCGAACTCGACGAGCTGCAAATTTAAAGATCGAattcgaaaaaataaaaaaaaatatttattttatttttaaaaaataaataaaattttttttctcaataaataataaaatataagggatatatatatatatatatgtaattttactattaaaataaaaaaatatatatatacactcgGCTCGCGAGCTCACGAGTTTAATAttttcgagttcgaactcgactcgagttCAATATTGATCAAATTCGTTTACAGCCCTATGTAGGAGTAGATATAAAGTAGATAAGTGtgaattgacaaaaaaataataatacactACGGTTTTGGATATTAGCATCATCCGCGCGCCGATCGGTTCAATGCATTCAGTACCTTGCAAAATCAAATTCTTCCGGTGCTTCCCAGTGGATTCATTGCTATATGAGtagcaaaatatatatatactttttttgtCCTATTGAAAGTGTTATTTTGAGATAGATCAAAATGTTTATCATCTCATATCAAAGTCAGAgttacttttgaatttttattttcaatgttGTGCCCACTTTTATCTAtattttatactaaatttaaatttaaaatttgaatctttgaggataatttcaaaaacaaattCACGAACATCGCCATCAAATCACTATTATTAAATAATTGAAATCTCAAAATGCGACAAACAATTTGAGGCGTGGGAGTATATGATTAGAACTAGTTGTTCAATTCTTTGTTAATCTCGTATTACCAGTCGAGGAAAGACCTAAAAGTTGACCGCTAGCAAACCGTGGAGGCTATAGCCCCCCAACTTGGACCCAGAACAATGAAACCTTTTTTGAATTAGACTTTTCTTCCTTAAAATTTTGTTCGGAGAGAGAGTTCAgactttttttccccctctccACAGTcagatcctttttttttttggtttttttttttctcctttcccTTTCAACTTACAGAAATCAATGGAGACATGGTGAGATGCCTACGATTAAGTGCATCGAGTGTCATTAGAGGTGAGAAATCAGTAATAAATCCATCCCTCCCTATTTATAGTGAAATGTTAAACATTCACTTAACTAACCATAGGGAGTCTACGATCAAATGGAGATATTCTGACCTAACTCCTGCAGGTACCCGTCCGCTCCCAAGAATGTGATGCCGGCACATTTCGGGGAAGCATCTTAATTTCCTTTCCGGAACGgggaaaaaattaaatttccTTTCTGGCCTAATTCATAGACAAGTAACAAATATAATACTAGATATTTAAGCACCCATTTGTGGCTGAGACCATATATTCTATTCCACTATATATACCACCAACAAGATAGTTGAGAACTTGAGATTAGATGCTTTCCAcgagtactttttttttttttttcttttttttcaactgGGAGGTATCCTGATCTGGCCAGAATTACCTGAACGGGTCAGACTACTTCTCTCAGGTTGCGAGAGTCTGTCCCAAAGATCACAGCATGATAACTCCCTGGATTCGAATCTGAAATCTATTCCTAAAGAGGAGACTACGAAACCGTCTGAGCTGCCTCGGGGGATTTCCACGAGTACTTGACTCTAGCATTGGAGGCTAACCATATAAGCAAGCAATCAGTACAACAATTTGGGACGTGTTTGGTTCGCATTCCGAAATCAAATTTAGAAATGAAATCACAAACCACTATAAATGGGGGATTTGGTAAACCTCCCTTGCATGTTTCGTTCGGAAGTAGAATAAGATTCGTTGTATTAAACAGTTGCCTAATACtataaaagtgaaaaatgattgaAGACCAGATATAACACCAACGAATAGGTACGAGTCTCATCAATTTTCGTATCCATTCCTTTCCTTCATACCAATTTACGAAACAACCCCTAGGTTAATTACTCAAAATCCTGGAAaatcacctttttccctcaaaGTTTGTTGTATTGGTCAAATAAGCTCCTAAGCTTGGTAGCTAGTTCGGTAGTTTTAGACTGTCTGAGGTGCATTATAAGAATTAAGGACAGGAATGATTGCAATTTTGGGAAATGTTATTTATATTCCAATTTTTGTTAATCACACTCCCACTACCATTTTTatcatatattttttatttattaaattacatGGTAAATAAATAGTGGGGGTACAATTAACAAAACATaaagtgcaaataatatttCCCGTAATAACATCTCGTAATTACAAAGACATGCTttatattttctcattttttatttatatgcAGTAACTACTAAGGCCAATTTTCCAGAATCATAAGTGTCTACATAATTTAAAAATCTAATTTATAAACACGTGATAGGTTATTTCAGGAATTCTAAACTTTTGATTAATCTTGATGTCTTTCTTCTCCATTTTCACCCACTTTTGGACAAAAAAATAGgctgacaaaaaaaataacTCCTGTCTTTCCCTCCCAATCCTTTCCTTTACTTCCTCAAAAGCCAATTCCTTTCAACATCAAAAATTTTGCTCTCACTCTATTTCCTTTCCCTTCCATTTCCTCAAAATAAACAGTGCCTTAACATGTTGtattatactttttttttaatcctaaTAGCAGTTATTAgaacttaaaaaaataaaaaaaaattataatgggATGTTTATAAATGATGAAAATAGAAAGTTAAATGAAATGTTTATAAATGATATACGGCCACATAACATAAGGTACAACAAGGAGTAGGATAAAAAGGAAGACAACACATCCATTGCGACTAAGGTAATCTTGGAGGGAACAGTCGGTTATGTGTTGGTTCCATTGTCTCTAAATTGGCATAATTACAATTGGATCATTTGTAGCATTCCATCTCATAATTTGGTTGTTCTTCACAAATCCAGGAGACATACAAATCGATATGTCTTTGTGAGTTGTCTTTCAATGAATTTATACTATGACCCTCAAAGTCAATGATTATGCGagaaaaaaataacttttttaaATGGCAAAAAACAAGAGAATGTTAATAAGAATTTGTGTTAAACTTTTAAAATATGACttttatatatgtatttataagaaattttgtttatatttatgGTGGAATTTAATGTGGtgagaaattttctttcctttcattCGATGATCCAAACAAGATGGATTAACTCAATTTCCAAactctcatttctttttttctttttaattagaGTTctcttatttccttttcttcaatCCAAACAGTGCCCAAATGAAGCTTTACCATTTTAATAGCAGATCTTTTGAACAACTTTTATTTGTAATCGAAACTTAAAAGAAAACACCTCATAATATACTAGTACTAGTGCAAGTTAATTGTCAACATACGAGTGGCGGGCAAGAACCAAACAACAAAAGTtggagcctttttttttttttttttttttttttttttttttttttttttttttcaaatttattcaTGGAGGAGATTCTTATTAATATGATTGTATATTCAGGAGCGACTTTGACTGTCACAAGGTTTTTAAGGAAAGATTTTAAGAATCCAACCAACACAATCTCATAATAATTAGCTTAAAATGGGTACAGGGACACGAGCAGTACTTTGCATATCTACGCTCCTATAACCACTTCGACTACAACCACCacaaccaccaccaccaccgcgGCTGCCCTCCTCTTGTCTACATCTCGTTTCTCGAGCCATCCAATATATTCACGAATATCAAgggattttaaattttttttttccgtttctGTCTCGTTATATTTTAACATTACTGCCAGTAAGACCAGCATCGCAGTAACAATAATGAATTTTTCACAGTTTCAGCCCCGCCTCTCCCCTTTAATTACTCTGTGtccctttcccattttccccttcttttAATTGTCACTCCACCTTGTTGCTTCCCCTCCCTttggagagagagggagagggagagagagaaggggAATCAAAATACTATAAATACTAGTACTAGATGAATAAATGCATTTTATCGGCTTCGGAAAAACTCTGATTTCATGAACTCATTTTAACGCAGATGCCTTTCTCTTCAATCCCATTTGCATAATCCAAACCCATGTGAGCGAATCTTTTTTCCTCCCTCTTTTTAGTCGCTTAAAATttgagtttttcttttattcCACCGAGTTGATAAGATTTCATTCATGTACCTGTTGTGTGTTTTTATGGTATATTATAAAAtgcaaatatttaaaaaaaaaaaaaaaaaaaactgaagtATGTTTCATGATTGTATGTCTGCATCGCTTAAACTCTTCTCTATTCAGTTTAACGTCCTTGCAGTCGTCATCCTGATGATGGGCTCTCTATCTATTcagcaaatttttattttttactttttggaCTAAGTGTGTCTGGGTTATGTTAACACACTAATATATTTGCTGGAAACTAGGGCTCATATTCCTATGCAAAGTATTTTGCTTTCTGTTGTTTCTGTTTTAGGAAGTTTATCATCAGTTTTCGGGGAAGACCAAGTTCAACGGTTGCGGATTGGGATCCATGTTGGATCTATTGTTTATTAGTATAAAATTTGGGTGCCGTAGGGATTGGTAGTATTATTTTGAAGTAAAAGTTGGTCGCTAAGTAGGACTATTATTTAATCTTCTCTTTTACTGATCTTGGTAGTTGTGTTACTTGTCTGTTGTTTATACCAGTCGTACATGGTGGTATATTTTATTTATGTGTTTGTGTTGGTTTGTTTTGTAGGTTGCTATGTTGGAGGGCAGTTTGCACATTGCCGTAAGGCTTAATAAGTCGGTTTCTTGAGGTGGGGTTTCATGGGTTGAAATCATGAGTAGCTTCACTAGTGACTACGAAGACGATAACGAATATCGATTCTTTGATGCTCAGGAAAGCATTGCATCAGTTTCGGATTCAGGTCTAGGTTGCTCCAGAAGTCACGATTTTGACTCTGCTTTTGAGAATTGGGAGTCCGTTAGCTTTCAGTATGATGTCTGGATGAGAAGTCCCCGAAGTGTTAGGGAGCGCCGAAGGAAATTCCTTAGGTGGATGGGTGTAAATTTAGATAGGCTACCGGGAGATGATTGTATAACACAATATGGTGATATGGATGTCTGTAGAGGGCAAATTGATAGGGTCCTGGAGAAGAGTGGGGCGGTTTTGAGAAACTCAATTTTTGAAGATGAATTTTCTTCAAGCAGATCTAGTGTGTCGAGTTGGTCCACAGATGCTTTGGACTCGCTTAGAGAATTGGGCACGAATGAGAGTTTTATGAGAGGCTGGACTTCGGACGGCAGAAGAGAGGGCAATACCAATGAACTGGCGGAGAATGTTCAGCTGAGTCAAACTCGAGTTGTGGGCTTAAACCATTTACGGACAACTGAAGGGGTTGAGAACACATATCGTGCACAATCTGTGGATCAGCACTTTGTGGCAAGAGAAATGGAGAGTAATGGGAACAATGCTGCGATTATGGACAGGTTCAAGAGTCGGTGGTTGCGCAGAATACGCTCTATGACTTGCATGACGAGTCAGCCTGGACATGCTGAGAACAGGGGAAATAATGGCTCCAACTCCACTGGAGCAGCTAAGGTCCAAAGGGTTAAGGTTCGGAGTACTAGGAAAAAATTGAAGGAGCTTTCTGCTCTGTTCAAGGGGCAAGATATCCAGGCTCATGAGGGATCAATCTTAACCATGAAATTCAGCCTTGACGGACAATATTTAGCAAGTGCAGGAGAAGATAAGATTGTTCGAGTTTGGCAAGTTGTGGAAGATGAGAGAGCTAATGAAACTGATATCCCGGATATAGATCCATCGTGTTTGTACTTCACAATTAGTCATCTCTCTGAACTTGCACCTCTAATGGTTGATAAAGAGAAAATCAGTAAATTGAAGAGTATCAGAAAGACCTCAGACTCTGCTTGTATTATCTTTCCACCAAAGGTTTTTCGAATTCTGGAGGAACCATTGCATGTGTTCCGAGGTCACACAGCGGAGGTCTTGGATCTCTCATGGTCGAAGAATAATGTGAGTTTATCATATGCCAACTACTAAGAAGAATCTCCTATGGGTTAAACTTTTGTGGATAATCCATGATTTTCTCATGAATTTCTGTTCTTGTAGTGTTTGCTTTCATCCTCTGTTGATAAAACTGTTCGCTTATGGAAAGTTGGATGCAATCAGTGCCTGAAAGTCTTTCCACATAGTGATTATGGTATGAAGCTGGCTGGTTTTTCTCCATGTCAATTTCATACATAAATATTGGTTGCTAGAGCGATATATTGGTCAATTTGGATGTGCTGTGATTGTAATCTCTGAAGTACACCTTTGTTATTTTCCATTTTGATGTGATGCAGTGACATGCGCTCAATTTAATCCTGTAAACAATGATTACTTTGTTACTGGTTCGATAGATGGCAAAGTTCGAATTTGGGAAATTAGTGTTCAAAGAGTTGTTGATTGGAGTGATGTAAAAGACATCATTACTGCAGTTTGTTATCGCCCTGATGGGCAGGTCAGTAATCCTGATGTTTTCCCCCTTTTGTTTGGGAGGAAAATGTACTGTGACAGAAATTAATGAATTTTGTCGACATTTCTTTGTTTGCCATGCAGGGAGGGATCATAGGCTCAATGACTGGCACCTGTCGCTTTTTCAATGTAGCAGGTAACTCTTTTTCTGGTTTTTGTCAATAGTTGGCATACTGTGTTCTTTTCTAGGATGGTGTTGGTTTTTGTATGCATGGGGGTGTATAATGTTAACCTCTAGGAAAGGTACTTGGTCGATAGCTGTAACCTTCTCTGCTTCAACTGCTTGTGTGGTTTTAGGCAGTTACTAAAGTTGTTGATTTCCAAAACGTTTGgctttaaaatggaaaaatttgatGATATTTTCTCTTCCTGGTGCACTGACATGAAACAGATATACCGCAATTAAATATCTATGTTCTGTGCCAGTATGAAATCTTCATAAGTCTAGGTTCAGAAGTTGTatccattttccctttttagtgTATTGTTGTTTAGCACTGAGTTAAAAGGCTTTGCAGCAATTAATCTTCAATGTGTAGCATTTGTATGCCCTAGGTTAATTGTCTGGTTAAAAACAACCCGTGGATGCATGTCTTGTATTAGGTGATCGCCTGCAGGTGGAAGCACAGACGTGTTTAGCCACTAAAAAGAAGTCTCCTTGCAAAAGGATAACCAGTTTTCAGGTATCATACATCACTAGCTGGTTTTGATGCTGTTTCTGATTGCATTTTATCTCTCTTGGATATAAAAGTACACTTCTCTTTATTTACTGTTATTTATCTGCAGTTCTTCCCGAAAGACCCGAGCAAAGTAATTGTTACTTGTGCTGACTCTCAAGTCAGAATCCTTAGCGGCAGTAATGTGATCAGGAAATACAGAGGTATTTGCTTGCATTTTTCCTGGTTTGTGTCAGATAATGTTGTTGAAATGATTATGTTCAATTCTTGTGTGAAACCTGACTTTAAAGCttgtcattcattttttttttagatgtcACGGTTTGTAGTGTTtactcttgctctctctctctctctctttctttttagGCTCACGAAGCTCAGGAAACCAGATCTTTGCTTCTTGCACCTCAGATGGGAAACACATTATCTCTGCATCTGAGGACTGTAATGTATATATGTGGAACTCCTTTAATCTAGACGACACATCTCCATCTCAGCCAAAAAATGTAAGAGCTTTTGAGTGCTTCTCAGGTGATGCCTCGGTAGCAATTCCTTGGTTTGGGCTTAAACGAGGGGATTCAGATGATATGCAGCAATTGTCTGGAATTGATCGGAATTCAACTGACGAACTGCCTCTCTCTCCTACTTGTTTCTCTTTGGGTCACGAGTTCTTCTTAGAGTCCATACCCAGGGGATCAGCAACTTGGCCAGAGGAAAAGCTTCCTGCTGCAGGCTCTCAGGTGGTCGCTTCTCTTCTGAGTAAATCTCAATACAAGTTTCTCAAGACTGCTTTCCAGAGTTCATCCAGCTCCCATGCCTGGGGCATGGTAATTGTTACTGCAGGCTGGGATGGTCGAATCAGATCATTTCACAATTATGGATTGCCAATTCCTCTTTGACAAATGTCCACCACTGGCTTGGGGATGGCATTGTTCACAAATGATCTTTTGGCGGGACGCCTCTTTCGGGATCCCCTCATTTTGCGGCTTTGATCTGACGGAATAATGTCGATTTTGGCATCATAAAACTCGCTGACTGCATTCCAGTTATTGCAGGGTAAAAAGGATATTTGACCTGAGAATTGGTGTCCGGTGGGGCCGTTGGGATTTTTCCGGGTACATGATTGACGCTTGGTGAGGTGTTCAATTTGTACACTCTGTTCAATTTGCAGCTGAAACGAATGGGCACAGTTTTGAGGTTTTTACCGCATCTGCCCTGTTGAGAGAGATTGGTTTTAGGATTCTTCGATTTATTATTtgagaggagaggagaggagTTCATATGGGTTGGGccattaaaaagaaagatgggagtcGTGTGTAAGGAGACGTCAATTTGCATATCCGTCTGATGGAGGATCCAGTGGGTCCTTACACAACCTCTTCCATTTGTTCTCTGGAATGTGCCATGGGCTGGCAGAGCAGGTGGTTAGAAATTGTTGGGGGAAAACTAGTGGGGAGCTTCAT contains:
- the LOC113763076 gene encoding uncharacterized WD repeat-containing protein C3H5.08c-like, which translates into the protein MSSFTSDYEDDNEYRFFDAQESIASVSDSGLGCSRSHDFDSAFENWESVSFQYDVWMRSPRSVRERRRKFLRWMGVNLDRLPGDDCITQYGDMDVCRGQIDRVLEKSGAVLRNSIFEDEFSSSRSSVSSWSTDALDSLRELGTNESFMRGWTSDGRREGNTNELAENVQLSQTRVVGLNHLRTTEGVENTYRAQSVDQHFVAREMESNGNNAAIMDRFKSRWLRRIRSMTCMTSQPGHAENRGNNGSNSTGAAKVQRVKVRSTRKKLKELSALFKGQDIQAHEGSILTMKFSLDGQYLASAGEDKIVRVWQVVEDERANETDIPDIDPSCLYFTISHLSELAPLMVDKEKISKLKSIRKTSDSACIIFPPKVFRILEEPLHVFRGHTAEVLDLSWSKNNCLLSSSVDKTVRLWKVGCNQCLKVFPHSDYVTCAQFNPVNNDYFVTGSIDGKVRIWEISVQRVVDWSDVKDIITAVCYRPDGQGGIIGSMTGTCRFFNVAGDRLQVEAQTCLATKKKSPCKRITSFQFFPKDPSKVIVTCADSQVRILSGSNVIRKYRGSRSSGNQIFASCTSDGKHIISASEDCNVYMWNSFNLDDTSPSQPKNVRAFECFSGDASVAIPWFGLKRGDSDDMQQLSGIDRNSTDELPLSPTCFSLGHEFFLESIPRGSATWPEEKLPAAGSQVVASLLSKSQYKFLKTAFQSSSSSHAWGMVIVTAGWDGRIRSFHNYGLPIPL